Part of the Kineococcus aurantiacus genome, CCTGGGCACCCGCGACGACTCCACCAGCACCTCGGCCTCCGGCGGTGAGGCCAGGACGGTGAAGATCGGCGTCGCCGACAAGTCGCTGCCGTACTGGACGACCTACACCGAGCTCGCCGAGTCCAAGCTCGGCGTGACGGTCGAGCTGGTGAACTTCTCCGACTACACGCTGCCGAACCCGGCGCTGTCGCAGGGGGAGCTGGACCTGAACCAGTTCCAGCACATCCAGTACCTGGCGAACTACAACGCCACCGCGGACGACGACCTGCAGCCCATCGGCGCGACCGCCGTGTACCCGCTGCCGCTGTACTCCCTCACCGCGAAGTCCGCCGCCGAGCTGCCCGCCGACGCGCAGGTCGCGATCCCCAACGACGCCATCAACGAGGCCCGCGGCCTCCTCGTGCTGCAGCAGGCCGGCCTGGTCACGCTGAAGGACGGCGGCACCGCGTTCTCCACGACGAACGACATCGAGTCCTCGAAGGTGAAGGTCACCACCGTCGCCGCCGACCAGACCGCCAGCGCCCTGCAGTCCGGGTCGGTCGCCGCCGCCATCGTCAACAACAACTACGCGACCGCCGCGAAGCTGTCCGACGAGAACATCATCGTCAAGGACGACCCGACCGCCGCCGCGGCCGCGCCGTACGTCAACATCTTCGCCGCCCGCAAGGCCGACGTGGACGACGAGACCTACCTCGACCTGGCCGCGCTGTGGCACGACCCGGCCGTGCAGGAGGTCTTCCTGCAGGACAACCCCAGCGCGGTCGTGCAGGACACCCCCGCCGCGGACCTGCAGGCGGAGACGGTGAAGGTCGAGGCCGACGCGAAGGCCGCCCAGGGCAAGTGACCGCGCTCATCACCCTGGAGAACGTCTCCAAGCGCTTCGACCGCCGCGACGGGTCCTCCGTCGCGGCGGTCGACGCCGTTTCGCTGGAGGTGCGGACCGGTGAGGTGCTCGCGGTCATCGGGTACTCCGGTGCCGGCAAGTCCACCCTGGTCCGGCTGCTCAACGCCCTGGAGAAGCCGACGTCGGGCAGCGTCCTCGTCGGCGGCCAGGACCTGACGAAGCTGTCCGAGGGGGAACTGCGGGCGGCCCGCTCGAAGATCGGGATGATCTTCCAGCAGTTCAACCTCTTCCGGTCCCGGACCGTCGCCGGGAACGTCGCCTACCCGCTGAAGGTCGCGGGCGTGGGCAAGGCCGAGCGCGACCGGCGCACCGCCGAGCTCCTCGACTTCGTCGGGCTGCTCGACCGCGCGCACTCCTACCCCGAGCAGCTGTCCGGCGGGCAGAAGCAGCGCGTCGGCATCGCCCGGGCGCTGGCCACGAACCCCCCGCTGCTGCTGGCCGACGAGGCCACCAGCGCGCTGGACCCCGAGACCACGACCGAGGTGCTGTCGCTGCTGCGCCGGGTCAACGCCGAACTGGGCGTGACGATCGTCGTCATCACCCATGAGATGGACGCCGTGCGCCAGATCGCCGACCGCGTCGCGGTCATGGAGGACGGCAGGCTCGTCGAGATCGGCGACGTCTACGACGTGTTCTCGGACCCGCGGACGGCGGCGGCGCAGCGGTTCGTGCGCAGCGCCACCCACGACCGCCCGTCGGCCGACACCCTGGCGCGGTTGCGCCACCAGCACCCGGGCCGGATCGTCAGCGTCCGCATCACCGACGAACCCGGTCTGCAGCAGCGCATCGACACCGCGTTCCGCACCACGGGCACGACGGCCGAACTCGTCTACGGCGGGGTGTCGGAGATCCGCGAACGCCGCACCGGGTCGCTGACGTACGAGCTGACGGGGAACGTCGACGCCGCCCTCGAGGCGCTGCGGGCCGACGGCGTCCACGCCGACGAGGAGGACTGAGGATGGACTTCAGCGGTTTCCTCGAGACGTTCGGCGTCTTCCGCGACGCCATCTGGCAGACGCTGCTCATGGCGGTCGTCTCCCTGATCTGCTCCGGCGTGCTGGGGCTGGTCCTGGGGGTGGCGCTGTACGCGACCCGGCCGGGCAACCTGTTCGGCAACCGGTTCGTGTTCGGGTTGCTCGGGTTCGTCGTGAACGTGGTGCGCCCCATCCCGTTCATCATCTTCCTGGCCGCCATCACGCCGCTGCAGATCGCGGTGGTGGGCACGACGATCGGGACGACGGCGGTGACGTTCGCCATCTCGCTGGCGGCGGCGTTCGCGGTGTCCCGCATCGTCGAGCAGTCGCTCGTGAGCGTGGACCCCGGTGTCGTCGAGGCGGCCCGCGCCGTGGGGGCCTCGCGGATCGCGATCCTCGTCGGCGTCGTGATCCCCGAGGGCCTGGGCCCGCTGATCCTGGGGTACACGTTCATCTTCGTCGGGATCGTCGACATGACGGCGCAGGCCGGTCTGGTCGGCGGCGGCGGGCTGGGCGACTACGCCATCACGTACGGCAAGCAGCGGTACGACTACGGGATCATCTACGTCGCCGTGGCCGCGATCATCGTCATCGTGCAGGTGGGGCAGGTCGTCGGGAACCGCCTGGCCCGCGGGGTCATGCGGAGGTAGCGCACCGCCCCGGTCAGGGGCACAGGGCCTGCCAGACGTCCGGGTGCATCTCGAAGCGCTCAGACGTCTGGGGTCCGGTGACCTCCCCGTCGGAGTTCAGCCGGAACGTGCCCTGCTCGGCGTGGACCTCGACGACCTTCCCGGTGGCGGTCGTGACGTCCTGGCGCTCGACGTGCACGCCGCGGCGCAGGCCCGCGGCGAACCCGAGGCGGGCCAGCGGGCCGGTGGAGGTGCTGACGACGACGTCGGCGACGCCGTCGTGCGGGTCGGCGCCGGGCACGAGGGGCGCTCCCCCGCCGATGGTGCCGCCGATGCCGATGCCGACCAGGAGCACGGGCCGGTCGCCGGGGTTCACGACCTGGCCGTCGACCTCGACGCGCAGGGCGAAGCCCCGGCCGGCGCTGATGCCGGCCCACACCGCGCCGACGGGGTAGGCCCCCGCCCCCAGCCCCTTCTTCAGCCGCTGGGCCTTGGCCGTGGCCGAGGCCCCGATGCCGGCGTGGACGGTGTTGACGGTGATGCGCCCGTGGGAGTCGACGAGCAGTTCCAGCCCGCGGGGGCGCCCGGTGGTGACGACGCGGGCGGCGGCGACGGGGTCCAGCGGCAGCCGCAGGGAACGGGCCAGGTCGTTGCCGGTCCCCAGGGGGACGATGCCCAGCGGCCCCACGTCCCAGGTCCTCCCGGCGTCCCACAGCACCTGCAGGGCGGCGTGCAGCGACCCGTCCCCGCCGAGCAGGACGAGGCGGCGGCCGTCGGCGCCCAGCAGCGCGTCCCGCAGGTCGTCGGTGCCGCGGGTGCGGCGCAGCTCGACGTCCCCGGCGCGGCCCAGCTCACCGACGACGGCCTCGACGGCGTTGGCGCGCGCGGACCCCGCACCGGCGTTGACGACGGCCAGGAACTCGTTCTCGCTCACGCGCTGCCCAACGGACCAGCACCCCG contains:
- a CDS encoding MetQ/NlpA family ABC transporter substrate-binding protein — translated: MSTAPALPDKPKRRGLLYGLIAAVVVIAVVIVAIVLGTRDDSTSTSASGGEARTVKIGVADKSLPYWTTYTELAESKLGVTVELVNFSDYTLPNPALSQGELDLNQFQHIQYLANYNATADDDLQPIGATAVYPLPLYSLTAKSAAELPADAQVAIPNDAINEARGLLVLQQAGLVTLKDGGTAFSTTNDIESSKVKVTTVAADQTASALQSGSVAAAIVNNNYATAAKLSDENIIVKDDPTAAAAAPYVNIFAARKADVDDETYLDLAALWHDPAVQEVFLQDNPSAVVQDTPAADLQAETVKVEADAKAAQGK
- a CDS encoding ATP-binding cassette domain-containing protein — its product is MTALITLENVSKRFDRRDGSSVAAVDAVSLEVRTGEVLAVIGYSGAGKSTLVRLLNALEKPTSGSVLVGGQDLTKLSEGELRAARSKIGMIFQQFNLFRSRTVAGNVAYPLKVAGVGKAERDRRTAELLDFVGLLDRAHSYPEQLSGGQKQRVGIARALATNPPLLLADEATSALDPETTTEVLSLLRRVNAELGVTIVVITHEMDAVRQIADRVAVMEDGRLVEIGDVYDVFSDPRTAAAQRFVRSATHDRPSADTLARLRHQHPGRIVSVRITDEPGLQQRIDTAFRTTGTTAELVYGGVSEIRERRTGSLTYELTGNVDAALEALRADGVHADEED
- a CDS encoding methionine ABC transporter permease codes for the protein MDFSGFLETFGVFRDAIWQTLLMAVVSLICSGVLGLVLGVALYATRPGNLFGNRFVFGLLGFVVNVVRPIPFIIFLAAITPLQIAVVGTTIGTTAVTFAISLAAAFAVSRIVEQSLVSVDPGVVEAARAVGASRIAILVGVVIPEGLGPLILGYTFIFVGIVDMTAQAGLVGGGGLGDYAITYGKQRYDYGIIYVAVAAIIVIVQVGQVVGNRLARGVMRR
- a CDS encoding diacylglycerol kinase family protein is translated as MSENEFLAVVNAGAGSARANAVEAVVGELGRAGDVELRRTRGTDDLRDALLGADGRRLVLLGGDGSLHAALQVLWDAGRTWDVGPLGIVPLGTGNDLARSLRLPLDPVAAARVVTTGRPRGLELLVDSHGRITVNTVHAGIGASATAKAQRLKKGLGAGAYPVGAVWAGISAGRGFALRVEVDGQVVNPGDRPVLLVGIGIGGTIGGGAPLVPGADPHDGVADVVVSTSTGPLARLGFAAGLRRGVHVERQDVTTATGKVVEVHAEQGTFRLNSDGEVTGPQTSERFEMHPDVWQALCP